Proteins encoded together in one Schumannella luteola window:
- a CDS encoding DUF6069 family protein, whose amino-acid sequence MSALSSSRTSARPRSAVLLGVAGVAAALLASTLVGTVAAALGADPDFAPLRPYVYLTFAAVGTVAGLIGWVIIARRARSSRRLLTVLVPVLTVLSLVPDVALLALGFIPGSGPLEVVALMLMHPIAAASAVIAGSRIQPAR is encoded by the coding sequence ATGTCTGCTCTCAGCTCGTCCCGCACCTCCGCCCGTCCGCGCTCCGCGGTGCTGCTCGGCGTCGCCGGCGTCGCCGCCGCGCTGCTCGCCTCGACGCTCGTCGGCACCGTCGCCGCCGCGCTCGGCGCCGACCCCGACTTCGCCCCGCTGCGTCCCTACGTCTACCTGACCTTCGCCGCGGTCGGCACCGTCGCCGGCCTGATCGGATGGGTGATCATCGCCCGCCGCGCCCGCAGCTCCCGTCGTCTGCTCACCGTGCTCGTGCCCGTACTGACGGTGCTGAGCCTGGTGCCCGACGTGGCGCTGCTCGCGCTCGGCTTCATCCCCGGATCGGGTCCGCTCGAGGTCGTCGCTCTGATGCTCATGCACCCGATCGCCGCCGCCTCGGCCGTGATCGCCGGCTCGCGCATCCAGCCCGCGCGCTGA
- a CDS encoding MMPL family transporter, with translation MRTLARLQTGKVSSVIVLIVSLVVLGALFGLLPKSSGETAPSMAAPDSAESSKVTALLKEFPDADRSAALVVFAHGAAVSDSSSNGGGPSSSASLVPLPKLTSDEQTAIADRAAALAEKSTTPQAVRPQISDDGSAALIVVPVDGESTTDGVVDQAAELRDIARADLPDGLRVWLTGPVGFQADTANSFAGADLRLLLITAGVVALLLIITYRSPVLWLVPLTVVALGDGLARFVVAAVAKQFDIPVDASILGILSVLVFGAGTNYALLLIARYREELLIEPDPRVAMRTAVSSAGPAILASGSTVALSLLMLLFASLAGNRALGIACAIGIAIALAMTLLVLPAALVVCRRGLFWPFIPRFAPQHAGAAEAGAGTAEPVTSSPDPGAASTLTASGAAVAPGASAPPARADAGHTVWARIGRAVAHRPAAVAGIAVLLVAFLALGLLGSRIGLTQTGKLIGEPESVQGEWILSAHFDQGSGQATVLAKDAVAEEAAELATSVDGVDSARPGDSAEGYTRIDVSLAGDPQSAEVFDGVRALRSAYADADGDLRDTLVGGIDANALDQETAAASDRGLIIPLILAVVFLILLLLLRSLVAPIILILSVVATYLASLGAGNWLFQNVLGFPAFDTSVVLYSFLFLVALGVDYNIFLATRAREERVHLGAREGMREALTRTGGVITSAGILLAAVFVVLGVLPVVALAQIGTIVCIGVLLDTLVVRTLLVPAIAFLLGERFWWPSHRHAHRAPAGEPGEGGVGSDPTGSDIGAGSASATPAATAIEERG, from the coding sequence ATGCGCACCCTCGCCCGCCTGCAGACCGGCAAGGTCAGCTCGGTGATCGTGCTGATCGTCTCGCTGGTCGTGCTCGGCGCCCTCTTCGGCCTGCTGCCGAAGTCGTCGGGCGAGACGGCGCCGTCGATGGCGGCCCCCGACTCGGCCGAGTCGTCGAAGGTCACCGCGCTGCTGAAGGAGTTCCCCGACGCGGATCGCTCCGCTGCGCTCGTGGTCTTCGCGCACGGCGCCGCCGTGTCCGACTCGTCGTCGAACGGCGGCGGGCCGAGCAGCTCCGCCAGCCTGGTGCCGCTGCCGAAGCTCACTTCTGATGAGCAGACGGCGATCGCCGACCGTGCCGCCGCCCTCGCCGAGAAGTCGACGACGCCGCAGGCCGTGCGCCCGCAGATCAGCGACGACGGATCCGCCGCGCTGATCGTGGTCCCGGTCGACGGCGAGAGCACCACCGACGGCGTGGTCGACCAGGCCGCCGAGCTGCGCGACATCGCGCGCGCCGACCTGCCCGACGGGCTCCGCGTCTGGCTCACCGGCCCCGTCGGCTTCCAGGCCGACACCGCGAACTCCTTCGCCGGCGCCGACCTGCGTCTGCTGCTCATCACCGCCGGGGTGGTCGCGCTGCTGCTGATCATCACCTACCGCAGCCCCGTGCTCTGGCTCGTGCCGCTCACCGTCGTCGCGCTCGGCGACGGGCTCGCCCGATTCGTCGTCGCGGCCGTCGCGAAGCAGTTCGACATCCCCGTGGATGCGTCGATCCTCGGCATCCTGTCGGTGCTCGTCTTCGGCGCCGGCACCAACTACGCCCTGCTGCTCATCGCCCGCTACCGCGAGGAGCTGCTGATCGAACCCGATCCGCGCGTCGCGATGCGCACCGCGGTCTCGAGCGCCGGACCGGCGATCCTCGCCTCGGGCAGCACTGTCGCGCTGAGCCTGCTCATGCTGCTGTTCGCCTCGCTCGCCGGCAACCGCGCCCTCGGCATCGCCTGCGCGATCGGCATCGCGATCGCGCTCGCCATGACGCTGCTCGTGCTGCCGGCGGCGCTCGTCGTCTGCCGACGCGGGCTGTTCTGGCCGTTCATCCCGCGGTTCGCGCCGCAGCACGCGGGGGCGGCGGAGGCGGGCGCGGGCACCGCAGAGCCGGTCACCTCCAGTCCGGATCCGGGGGCCGCGTCCACCCTCACTGCGTCCGGCGCGGCTGTCGCGCCCGGCGCATCCGCCCCGCCCGCCCGCGCCGATGCCGGCCACACCGTCTGGGCGCGCATCGGCCGCGCCGTCGCCCACCGCCCGGCCGCGGTCGCCGGCATCGCGGTGCTGCTCGTCGCCTTCCTCGCGCTCGGCCTGCTCGGCTCGCGCATCGGACTCACGCAGACCGGCAAGCTCATCGGCGAACCCGAGTCGGTGCAGGGCGAGTGGATCCTCAGCGCGCACTTCGATCAGGGCAGCGGCCAGGCGACCGTGCTCGCCAAGGACGCCGTCGCCGAGGAGGCGGCCGAGCTCGCGACGAGCGTCGACGGCGTCGACTCGGCGCGGCCCGGCGACAGCGCCGAGGGCTACACCCGCATCGACGTCAGCCTCGCCGGCGACCCGCAGAGCGCGGAGGTCTTCGACGGGGTCCGCGCGCTGCGCAGCGCCTACGCCGACGCGGACGGCGACCTGCGCGACACCCTCGTCGGCGGCATCGACGCGAACGCCCTCGACCAGGAGACCGCCGCCGCGAGCGACCGGGGGCTGATCATCCCGCTGATCCTCGCGGTCGTGTTCCTGATCCTGCTGCTCCTGCTGCGCTCGCTCGTGGCGCCGATCATCCTCATCCTCAGCGTCGTCGCGACCTACCTGGCGAGCCTCGGCGCGGGCAACTGGCTGTTCCAGAACGTGCTCGGCTTCCCCGCCTTCGACACGAGCGTCGTGCTCTACAGCTTCCTGTTCCTGGTCGCGCTCGGTGTCGACTACAACATCTTCCTGGCGACGCGCGCCCGCGAGGAGCGCGTGCACCTCGGCGCCCGGGAGGGGATGCGCGAAGCCCTCACCCGCACCGGCGGCGTGATCACGAGCGCCGGCATCCTGCTCGCGGCCGTGTTCGTCGTGCTCGGGGTGCTGCCGGTCGTCGCGCTCGCACAGATCGGCACGATCGTCTGCATCGGCGTGCTGCTCGACACGCTCGTGGTGCGCACCCTGCTCGTGCCGGCGATCGCGTTCCTGCTCGGGGAGCGGTTCTGGTGGCCGTCGCACCGGCACGCGCACCGCGCGCCGGCGGGGGAGCCCGGTGAGGGCGGCGTCGGGTCCGACCCGACCGGGTCGGATATCGGGGCAGGGTCCGCTTCGGCGACTCCCGCGGCCACCGCGATCGAGGAGCGCGGATGA
- a CDS encoding choice-of-anchor M domain-containing protein, which translates to MSLSTSPVRSRRAGLATAIAAATLALTFGAVTSSASAADLSSGHVDYVSVAANGASALKLGSNYEDTAWVAASTYTLKVPSTSGASGTGYILPESSAEAASRGVPFAGFSGDESLRSVGFVAGDAVTIKLDSVTFAPAAGVTGTGTVAVTQGGAAWYGAAGSSHTFTITGTADEAFHQHAKWVFSKAGTYTLKFSATGKGKSAGSTTYTVKAGV; encoded by the coding sequence ATGTCCCTCAGCACCTCCCCCGTCCGCAGCCGCCGCGCCGGCCTCGCCACCGCGATCGCCGCCGCGACCCTCGCGCTCACCTTCGGCGCCGTCACGAGCAGCGCCTCCGCCGCCGACCTCAGCTCGGGTCACGTCGACTACGTCTCCGTCGCGGCGAACGGCGCGAGCGCGCTCAAGCTCGGCAGCAACTACGAAGACACCGCGTGGGTCGCCGCGAGCACCTACACGCTCAAGGTGCCCTCGACCTCGGGCGCCAGCGGAACCGGCTACATCCTGCCCGAGTCGAGCGCCGAGGCGGCCTCGCGCGGCGTGCCCTTCGCCGGCTTCTCGGGCGACGAGAGCCTGCGCTCGGTCGGCTTCGTCGCCGGTGACGCCGTCACGATCAAGCTCGACTCGGTCACCTTCGCGCCGGCCGCCGGCGTGACCGGAACCGGCACGGTCGCCGTGACCCAGGGAGGAGCCGCCTGGTACGGCGCGGCGGGCTCGAGCCACACCTTCACCATCACCGGCACCGCCGACGAGGCGTTCCACCAGCACGCCAAGTGGGTCTTCAGCAAGGCCGGCACCTACACGCTGAAGTTCAGCGCCACCGGCAAGGGCAAGTCGGCCGGCAGCACGACCTACACGGTCAAGGCCGGCGTCTGA
- a CDS encoding TIGR03773 family transporter-associated surface protein — MFRVNSSSALGRTALARTATAAVGGALVAVLALGALPAQAATASTSLEGAALIVLGGTPAQPALLTAPTDPDAAPDATGSGHGPAVDPASVVYRATTASPATVALDPGALPEGSTAQLELALAEGPDGGAATLPAHDDGSAVWASGTDVAAPIALPAGSPRLLDAVFSVAGSYRITVVGSVTDASGAVVTTAPADYRIDVVDAEPAPDPAGDPGAGEQAGDEPGGDDQTDPAETDPAETDPAEGDETSAPAAPSAPGRTASGLDVIGSDTGQTRVGLYAAYRKSGEADSEVWGRYSTAGSFEPVLVDRGEVDESVRTPYAAASTILHLGDTEKTDTGWSSVDEYAEVPGLVLQIGDNDSGVGSQLNSDFRGDSTDRARWTLSAFSGPAGGRLTVERFGAVAWDSSTLASAGSSEISVSPLAGSGVTVAVTEPGRYCLTTRVAAKSKSAGSLPIQFRTFTIWAGDIPADATACDQVGAPGVGGGGTTPPKPVQVVDAGHTDLRVGITLADDGSQRFAWGRDGVLQPVGDFLFSRTPPPVTIPAPAGTSDFTGIGPVGSPYWYFPTTSSSDGADAPNYLWPGFSTESIAAGDIRGDVNIRLNGFSLNGVAQPEGVNVGLLQGSNTESRGATQLNTRLGYPTTFRIGAFVHTHPMWWFTAEGRYCLNLTSNVTLRDGTVATADALVTFLVGDSAAAGAATATTCERETPRESWPVGDRGDRSGASAERYRLTSAADGELQARLDDDGQLSDAVVTGVGSASRHESGHGVVALDEPGAGQSLTSAALGLSTERLPEGAISGPVTLHLDGVSGPGRLTLHPNQSAGTPLLGGGAAGLDLGTPARQRSPYWNATKPGVYCATVHWSATGADGSALRSPATELTFVAGLGADAGAVTPCADGGEPGDLPDGSGGGSDPVGPISSEQIYVPNHTRTASGAVIVNDGHVDVASTLGASAGGSGGARLQTWLKDSSDGVSVVQRPIAGSASAAEARAAESADAAGVVLQLLPESAATVPANPAYSFLGAPGSRVWQVDQTQRSGLIWPGWSTEAIDPAATQGGVSWTLNAADGPGRFALYQDSSVPGGAPELRLRSGDAGHSSFVIPKSTHAHGYWAFGSEGSYCLAFTRSTTLVDGANVKDDFVLAVAVGAVDVRKVDPAGCFNGSVPDGANSGVTPDSVGDAASTAARAAASGACRVAAGGGVVISAGHVDFGTRLVDGRLRSQIKDGSSATVAWREPSQTVVWVKPQAKITSPGGAVASLLGPAGASAWQIPQTQQAGVVWLGWNTESLAGTAVASPVNWRLDAVSGPGSVGIYELGSFGSITPVLTKGGSYSIPLGVHAHGNWAFTAEGVYRLAFTQSATLGDGRTVSDRQTLTIAVGEVDPATALGGGTAGTAADAPAPGCGPASGAAGAAADAASGDDSATVFAKPRGAEKAAADLTAGEQGMALWLLILLIAGGVLVLGAAATGGVLYLRHVRAQVPHAT; from the coding sequence ATGTTCCGCGTCAACTCCTCCTCCGCGCTCGGTCGCACCGCGCTCGCCCGCACCGCGACGGCCGCCGTCGGCGGCGCCCTGGTCGCCGTGCTCGCCCTCGGAGCGCTGCCCGCCCAAGCCGCGACGGCATCCACGTCGCTCGAGGGCGCCGCGCTCATCGTGCTGGGCGGAACGCCGGCGCAGCCCGCGCTGCTGACCGCGCCCACCGACCCGGACGCCGCGCCCGACGCGACGGGATCGGGCCACGGCCCGGCCGTCGATCCGGCGAGCGTCGTCTATCGGGCGACGACCGCGTCCCCCGCGACCGTCGCCCTCGACCCGGGCGCGCTGCCCGAGGGATCGACGGCGCAGCTCGAGCTGGCGCTCGCTGAGGGTCCCGACGGCGGGGCGGCGACCCTCCCCGCACACGACGACGGCAGCGCCGTGTGGGCGAGCGGCACCGACGTCGCGGCCCCGATCGCTCTGCCGGCCGGCTCGCCGCGCCTCCTCGACGCGGTGTTCAGCGTCGCCGGGTCGTACCGGATCACGGTGGTCGGCAGCGTGACCGACGCGAGCGGCGCAGTCGTCACGACGGCGCCCGCCGACTACCGCATCGACGTCGTCGACGCCGAGCCGGCACCGGACCCCGCGGGCGACCCGGGCGCCGGCGAGCAGGCGGGTGACGAGCCGGGCGGCGACGACCAGACCGACCCCGCCGAGACCGACCCCGCCGAGACCGACCCTGCCGAGGGCGACGAGACCTCTGCCCCCGCCGCGCCGTCCGCCCCCGGCCGCACCGCATCCGGCCTGGATGTCATCGGGTCCGACACCGGTCAGACCCGCGTCGGTCTCTACGCGGCCTACCGCAAGAGCGGCGAGGCCGACAGCGAGGTCTGGGGCCGCTACTCGACCGCCGGCTCCTTCGAGCCGGTGCTCGTCGACCGCGGCGAGGTCGACGAGAGCGTCCGCACCCCCTACGCGGCGGCGTCGACGATCCTGCACCTCGGCGACACCGAGAAGACCGACACCGGGTGGAGCTCGGTCGACGAGTACGCCGAGGTGCCCGGTCTGGTGCTGCAGATCGGCGATAACGACAGCGGCGTCGGCAGCCAGCTCAACTCCGACTTCCGCGGCGACTCGACCGACCGCGCGCGCTGGACGCTCAGCGCCTTCAGCGGGCCGGCGGGCGGCCGACTCACCGTCGAGCGTTTCGGCGCCGTCGCCTGGGACAGCTCCACGCTCGCCTCGGCCGGGTCGAGCGAGATCAGCGTCTCGCCCCTCGCCGGTTCCGGCGTGACGGTCGCGGTCACCGAGCCCGGGCGCTACTGCCTCACCACCCGCGTCGCCGCGAAGTCGAAGTCGGCCGGCTCGCTGCCCATCCAGTTCCGCACCTTCACGATCTGGGCCGGCGACATCCCCGCGGATGCGACCGCCTGCGACCAGGTCGGCGCCCCCGGCGTCGGCGGTGGCGGCACGACCCCGCCGAAGCCGGTTCAGGTAGTGGATGCCGGGCACACGGATCTGCGGGTCGGCATCACCCTCGCCGACGACGGCTCGCAGCGCTTCGCCTGGGGTCGCGACGGCGTGCTGCAGCCGGTGGGCGACTTCCTGTTCTCGCGCACTCCCCCGCCGGTCACGATCCCGGCTCCGGCCGGCACGAGCGACTTCACCGGCATCGGCCCGGTCGGTTCGCCGTACTGGTACTTCCCCACGACGTCATCGAGCGACGGCGCGGACGCGCCGAACTACCTGTGGCCCGGCTTCAGCACCGAGTCGATCGCGGCCGGCGACATCCGGGGCGATGTGAACATCCGGCTCAACGGCTTCAGCCTCAACGGCGTCGCCCAGCCGGAGGGCGTGAACGTGGGGCTGCTGCAGGGCTCGAACACCGAGAGCCGCGGCGCCACCCAGCTGAACACGCGTCTCGGCTACCCGACGACGTTCCGCATCGGCGCCTTCGTGCACACCCATCCGATGTGGTGGTTCACGGCCGAGGGCCGCTACTGCCTGAATCTGACCTCGAACGTGACCCTGCGCGATGGCACGGTGGCGACGGCGGATGCGCTGGTCACCTTCCTGGTCGGCGACAGCGCCGCCGCCGGTGCGGCCACCGCCACCACCTGCGAGCGGGAGACGCCGCGCGAGAGCTGGCCGGTCGGCGACCGCGGCGACCGCAGCGGCGCGAGCGCAGAGCGCTACCGGCTGACCAGCGCGGCCGACGGCGAGCTGCAGGCGCGCCTCGACGACGACGGGCAGCTGAGCGACGCGGTCGTCACCGGCGTCGGCAGCGCGTCGCGTCACGAGTCCGGCCACGGCGTCGTCGCCCTCGATGAGCCCGGCGCGGGCCAGAGCCTCACCTCCGCCGCGCTCGGCCTCTCGACCGAGCGGCTGCCCGAGGGCGCGATCTCCGGCCCGGTCACCCTGCACCTCGACGGGGTGAGCGGACCGGGCAGGCTGACCCTGCATCCGAACCAGTCCGCCGGCACGCCGCTGCTCGGCGGCGGTGCGGCGGGCCTCGACCTCGGCACCCCGGCGCGGCAGCGCAGTCCGTACTGGAACGCGACCAAGCCCGGCGTCTACTGCGCGACCGTGCACTGGAGCGCCACCGGCGCCGACGGCAGCGCGCTGCGCTCCCCCGCCACCGAGCTGACCTTCGTCGCGGGGCTCGGCGCCGATGCGGGCGCGGTCACTCCGTGCGCTGACGGCGGCGAGCCGGGCGATCTGCCCGATGGCTCCGGCGGCGGAAGCGACCCTGTCGGCCCGATCTCGAGCGAGCAGATCTACGTGCCCAACCACACCCGCACCGCGAGCGGCGCCGTGATCGTCAACGACGGGCACGTGGATGTGGCGAGCACGCTGGGCGCGTCTGCGGGCGGGTCTGGCGGCGCCCGGCTGCAGACCTGGCTCAAGGACAGCAGCGACGGCGTCTCTGTCGTGCAGCGTCCGATCGCCGGCAGCGCCTCGGCGGCCGAGGCGCGCGCCGCCGAGTCCGCCGACGCGGCGGGCGTCGTGCTGCAGCTGCTGCCCGAGTCGGCGGCGACGGTGCCCGCGAACCCGGCGTACTCCTTCCTCGGAGCACCCGGCAGCCGGGTCTGGCAGGTCGACCAGACCCAGCGATCCGGACTGATCTGGCCCGGATGGTCGACCGAGGCGATCGATCCCGCGGCCACTCAGGGCGGGGTGTCGTGGACGCTCAACGCGGCCGACGGCCCCGGCCGGTTCGCGCTCTACCAGGACAGCTCGGTGCCCGGCGGAGCCCCCGAACTGCGCCTGCGCAGCGGCGACGCCGGTCACAGCTCGTTCGTGATCCCGAAGTCGACGCACGCGCACGGCTACTGGGCCTTCGGCTCCGAGGGCTCGTACTGCCTGGCCTTCACCCGCTCGACGACCCTCGTCGATGGCGCGAACGTGAAGGACGACTTCGTGCTCGCCGTCGCGGTCGGCGCGGTGGATGTTCGCAAGGTCGATCCGGCTGGCTGCTTCAACGGGTCGGTGCCCGACGGCGCGAACTCGGGCGTGACTCCCGACTCCGTCGGCGACGCCGCGTCGACCGCCGCGCGTGCCGCGGCGTCGGGCGCGTGCCGGGTCGCCGCGGGCGGCGGTGTCGTCATCTCGGCCGGCCACGTCGACTTCGGCACCCGCCTCGTCGACGGCCGACTGCGCTCGCAGATCAAGGACGGCTCGAGCGCGACCGTCGCCTGGCGCGAGCCCAGCCAGACCGTCGTCTGGGTGAAGCCGCAGGCGAAGATCACCTCGCCCGGCGGCGCCGTCGCGAGCCTGCTCGGGCCCGCCGGCGCCTCCGCCTGGCAGATCCCGCAGACGCAGCAGGCCGGTGTGGTCTGGCTCGGCTGGAACACCGAGTCGCTCGCCGGCACCGCCGTCGCCTCGCCGGTGAACTGGCGGCTGGATGCGGTGTCGGGCCCCGGCTCAGTCGGCATCTACGAGCTCGGCAGCTTCGGGTCGATCACGCCGGTGCTGACGAAGGGCGGCAGCTACAGCATCCCGCTCGGCGTGCACGCGCACGGAAACTGGGCGTTCACGGCCGAGGGTGTCTACCGGCTGGCCTTCACGCAATCGGCGACCCTCGGCGACGGACGCACCGTGAGCGACCGGCAGACGCTGACGATCGCGGTCGGCGAGGTCGATCCGGCGACGGCGCTCGGGGGCGGCACTGCGGGCACGGCCGCCGACGCGCCCGCGCCCGGATGCGGACCCGCCTCGGGTGCGGCCGGCGCGGCCGCCGATGCGGCGTCGGGCGACGACAGCGCGACCGTGTTCGCGAAACCGCGGGGCGCCGAGAAGGCCGCCGCCGACCTCACGGCCGGCGAGCAGGGCATGGCGCTCTGGCTGCTGATCCTGCTCATCGCGGGAGGCGTGCTCGTGCTGGGCGCCGCGGCGACGGGCGGGGTGCTCTACCTGCGGCACGTGCGCGCTCAGGTGCCGCATGCGACCTGA
- a CDS encoding anchored repeat ABC transporter, substrate-binding protein produces the protein MRALPDRRRSHRVAPGATAVLAAAATLALLTGCATGPALSPDDGRLQVVTTSGILRDLVANVGGDRVTAASIVPDEADPHSYEPGLRDVRDVVYADVAFSNYLLLEEHSVITTLDANLRPGTPNISLAEGAVKYAAEIIPLVEDLSLDTVWLGLRARGDGADLGATRASDVTISATAAAGPGEVFAYLTGSFGEADRFIDSADGFDAADGYRDDTVTLPADAHTHMSWVFTKPGVYTLTLQAALRATSTSKPVPLGSGTYVFAVGVDPQRAAKKAGIDDPVVLDQGHADLTVDLEARGMTTLYDPTGGGDATQRRYDPARVVISVPNAAISEVPAGRQFGFLGRAGSQVYQLPQAVLGKHVHGEIDPHLWQNVRNVIAYTKLIRDTLVERDPAGASVYRANADRYIGQLEQVDDELRATVAAIPSAHRQLVTTHDAFGYLAAAYGLKVAGFVTPNPATEPSPRDIAKLTTTVKNLDVPAVFLEPNLASRSSTLTEIAARNDIRVCRIYGDSFGPDARTYLQMMRFNARTLADCLG, from the coding sequence ATGCGCGCACTCCCTGACCGCCGTCGGTCGCACCGGGTGGCTCCCGGCGCGACCGCGGTGCTCGCCGCGGCCGCGACGCTCGCCCTGCTGACGGGATGCGCCACCGGCCCGGCGCTGAGCCCCGACGACGGGCGCCTGCAGGTCGTGACGACCAGCGGCATCCTGCGCGACCTGGTCGCCAACGTCGGCGGCGACCGCGTCACGGCGGCGTCGATCGTGCCTGACGAGGCCGACCCGCACAGCTACGAGCCGGGGCTGCGCGATGTGCGCGACGTCGTCTACGCCGACGTCGCCTTCAGCAACTACCTGCTGCTCGAAGAGCACAGCGTGATCACGACGCTGGACGCGAACCTGCGCCCCGGCACCCCGAACATCTCGCTGGCCGAGGGCGCCGTGAAGTACGCGGCCGAGATCATCCCGCTGGTCGAGGACCTCTCGCTCGACACCGTCTGGCTCGGGCTGCGCGCGCGCGGCGACGGCGCCGACCTCGGGGCGACCCGCGCGAGCGACGTGACGATCAGCGCGACGGCGGCCGCGGGTCCGGGCGAGGTGTTCGCCTACCTGACCGGATCGTTCGGCGAGGCCGACCGCTTCATCGACTCGGCCGACGGATTCGACGCCGCCGACGGCTACCGCGACGACACCGTGACCCTGCCTGCCGACGCGCACACCCACATGTCGTGGGTGTTCACGAAGCCGGGCGTCTACACGCTCACGCTGCAGGCGGCGCTGCGCGCCACATCCACCTCGAAGCCGGTGCCGCTCGGCAGCGGCACCTATGTCTTCGCGGTGGGCGTCGATCCGCAGCGGGCGGCGAAGAAGGCCGGCATCGACGACCCGGTCGTGCTCGACCAGGGTCACGCTGACCTCACCGTCGATCTCGAGGCCCGCGGCATGACCACTCTCTACGACCCGACCGGCGGAGGGGATGCGACGCAGCGGCGGTACGACCCGGCGCGCGTCGTGATCTCCGTGCCGAACGCGGCGATCAGCGAGGTGCCCGCCGGGCGGCAGTTCGGCTTCCTCGGTCGCGCCGGATCGCAGGTCTACCAGCTGCCGCAGGCCGTGCTCGGCAAGCACGTGCACGGCGAGATCGACCCGCACCTCTGGCAGAACGTGCGCAACGTGATCGCCTACACGAAGCTCATCCGCGACACGCTCGTCGAGCGCGACCCCGCCGGCGCGAGCGTCTACCGGGCGAATGCCGACCGGTATATCGGCCAGCTCGAGCAGGTCGACGACGAGCTGCGCGCGACCGTGGCCGCGATCCCGTCTGCTCATCGCCAGCTCGTCACCACGCATGACGCCTTCGGCTACCTCGCCGCCGCCTACGGGCTGAAGGTCGCCGGCTTCGTCACGCCGAATCCGGCGACCGAGCCCTCGCCGCGCGACATCGCCAAGCTCACCACCACGGTCAAGAACCTCGACGTGCCGGCCGTCTTCCTCGAGCCGAACCTCGCGTCGCGCTCCTCGACGCTGACCGAGATCGCGGCACGCAACGACATCCGCGTCTGCCGCATCTATGGAGACAGCTTCGGCCCGGATGCCCGCACCTACCTGCAGATGATGCGCTTCAATGCGCGCACACTCGCCGACTGCCTCGGCTGA
- a CDS encoding choice-of-anchor M domain-containing protein, with translation MLRRLSPAPAGRRGQRARALRPTTSSRRPLALLGAVALALATIALPSAALADDLDQNLSSDEPIADDTRAIESGHVDIGPRYVDGEWTVMIHDDTARTDPSTPSVWRHAEKTVLRVVDAAEQRVPDDPAYEFLGAKAGSEVLIVPQTQNPQVVWVGWNTQDPEAMQRMDRGATFTLLGLDGPGTLVTYLQSGNFTEPTVLWDSRSTKKQQPVWVDVNTHTHANWVFSEPGVYLATFRVSADLIDGSTVDDVRTLRFAVGSATSVDAALAATPTITAANAPAVDDDATGDDASAAAETDGAARVAADTSSVLTVVGVIVGGGLLLIAVVVIVVARSSRAKRRAEQP, from the coding sequence ATGCTCCGACGACTCTCCCCCGCGCCTGCTGGGCGCCGCGGCCAGCGAGCCCGCGCTCTGCGCCCGACCACCTCGAGCCGCCGCCCGCTGGCCCTGCTCGGCGCCGTCGCGCTCGCGCTCGCGACGATCGCCCTGCCCTCCGCGGCCCTCGCCGACGACCTCGACCAGAACCTGTCGAGCGACGAGCCCATCGCCGATGACACCCGCGCGATCGAGAGCGGGCACGTCGACATCGGTCCGCGCTACGTCGACGGCGAGTGGACCGTGATGATCCACGACGACACCGCCCGCACGGACCCCTCGACCCCGAGCGTCTGGCGGCACGCCGAGAAGACCGTGCTGCGCGTCGTGGATGCGGCCGAGCAGCGGGTGCCCGACGACCCCGCGTACGAGTTCCTCGGCGCGAAGGCCGGCAGCGAGGTGCTGATCGTGCCGCAGACGCAGAACCCGCAGGTCGTCTGGGTCGGCTGGAACACGCAGGACCCCGAGGCGATGCAGCGGATGGATCGCGGCGCCACCTTCACCCTGCTCGGTCTCGACGGGCCCGGCACGCTCGTGACCTATCTGCAGTCGGGCAACTTCACCGAGCCGACCGTGCTCTGGGATTCGCGCTCGACGAAGAAGCAGCAGCCGGTCTGGGTCGACGTGAACACCCACACGCACGCGAACTGGGTCTTCAGTGAGCCGGGCGTCTACCTCGCGACCTTCCGCGTCTCGGCCGACCTCATCGACGGCTCGACGGTCGACGACGTGCGCACGCTGCGCTTCGCCGTCGGATCGGCGACCTCGGTGGATGCCGCTCTCGCGGCCACCCCGACCATCACGGCCGCGAACGCGCCGGCGGTGGATGACGACGCGACGGGCGACGACGCATCGGCCGCCGCCGAGACCGACGGCGCGGCGCGCGTCGCCGCCGACACGTCCTCGGTGCTGACGGTCGTCGGCGTGATCGTCGGCGGGGGCCTGCTGCTCATCGCGGTGGTCGTGATCGTCGTCGCGCGATCGAGCCGGGCCAAGCGCCGGGCGGAGCAGCCGTGA